In Methanobacterium sp., the following are encoded in one genomic region:
- a CDS encoding transposase, whose translation MALREDRIGQTWLVPRRVTDFIPENHICYFIANLVEELDFKNIDQKYRYTRGKAAYSRRMLLRIVIMASVDGVFSSRRVARLAEENVVYMYLSGMDKPDFRTICRFKIECKNEIEEAFKMTVNVAKNIGLVQLNHIAIDGTKIKANASSSNLINQKEIQTIREIIKKGIETDKEEDKIYGDVRGDEVPSELTSREKVREIIQNVRKENAYSNNENKLRHLLSSS comes from the coding sequence ATGGCTTTGAGGGAAGATCGTATTGGTCAGACTTGGTTGGTGCCTAGGCGTGTTACAGATTTTATTCCGGAGAACCATATTTGTTATTTTATTGCTAATTTGGTGGAAGAGTTAGATTTTAAAAATATCGACCAGAAATACCGTTATACTAGGGGTAAGGCTGCTTATTCTCGTCGAATGTTACTTCGAATTGTTATAATGGCTTCAGTTGATGGTGTGTTCTCTTCTCGACGTGTTGCACGGCTTGCAGAAGAAAATGTGGTGTATATGTACCTTTCGGGGATGGATAAACCAGATTTCAGGACAATTTGCCGGTTTAAAATCGAATGCAAAAACGAAATAGAAGAAGCATTTAAAATGACTGTAAATGTTGCTAAAAATATAGGACTAGTCCAATTAAATCATATCGCTATAGATGGTACTAAAATCAAAGCTAACGCTTCATCATCAAATTTAATAAACCAAAAAGAAATTCAGACAATTCGAGAGATTATAAAGAAGGGAATTGAAACTGATAAGGAAGAAGACAAAATTTATGGAGACGTGAGGGGTGATGAAGTACCATCTGAACTTACTTCTCGTGAAAAAGTCCGTGAAATAATCCAAAATGTGAGAAAAGAAAACGCCTATAGTAATAATGAAAATAAACTTCGTCATCTTCTTTCAAGCTCCTAG